In the Bos taurus isolate L1 Dominette 01449 registration number 42190680 breed Hereford chromosome 21, ARS-UCD2.0, whole genome shotgun sequence genome, one interval contains:
- the PLD4 gene encoding 5'-3' exonuclease PLD4 isoform X7, with protein sequence MSVKGAEGSTEDEEEVARRGSSRLQRGGRWEVIAVTACKLTACVCGEAKMNAKAGPLEVRGMLVLLCLGAVTLTCLLGLGSSPSAWSQGCPEEGPARPGGLGSRVDWDPRGREARRRHQRKDSCRLVLVESIPQDLRSVAGSPAAQPLAQAWMQLLDAARESVHVASFYWSLTGPDIGVNDSSSQPGEALLQKLQQLLDRNVSLAVATSTPTPAKNSTDLQVLESRGAQVRHVPMGKLTGGVLHSKFWVVDGRHIYVGSANMDWRSLTQVKELGAVIYNCSRLAQDLEKTFQTYWVLGTPRAVLPKRWPQNFSSHINRFQPLRDHFDGVPTTVYFSLLASAGHGAAGGGLQQGGARAPAGQLLAQHGPQDVPLPAVPAGTQQPSGQRVHGRESLHRARGEPLQHPLQQGEPQQVHGHGEGGLHRHVQLVRRLLQQHLRCGPGGQPEGLWRPAGGEHRAGAAAAALRARLELPLRRGPGWTGPGPGLCLAGLRFGPSWQRGPGSGVGPPCLAWPPAWTPSSFTRTSPGQGRDCPLQGGHKPLALQI encoded by the exons ATGTCTGTCAAGGGCGCAGAGGGAAGTACGGAGGATGAAGAGGAAGTGGCCAGAAGGGGAAGCAGCAGGCTGCAgagaggaggcaggtgggaggtgaTCGCGGTAACGGCCTGCAAGCTGACGGCCTGCGTCTGTGGCGAAGCCAAGATGAACGCCAAGGCGGGACCCTTGGAG GTGCGGGGGATGCTCGTGCTGCTGTGCCTGGGCGCCGTgaccctcacctgcctcctggggCTGGGGTCCTCCCCTTCCGCCTGGAGCCAGGGCTGCCCTGAGGAAGGGCCCGCCAGGCCTGGGGGCCTTGGCTCCCGTGTGGACTGGGATCCTCGAGGACGGGAGGCCCGGAGGCGGCATCAGCGAAAGGACTCCTGCCG GCTCGTCCTCGTGGAGAGCATCCCCCAGGACCTGCGATCTGTAGCAGGCAGCCCGGCCGCCCAGCCCCTGGCCCAGGCCTGGATGCAGCTACTGGACGCCGCCCGAGAGAGCGTCCACGTGGCCTCCTTCTACTGGTCCCTCACGGGGCCCGACATCGGGGTCAACGACTCGTCTTCCCAGCCG GGCGAGGCCCTCCTGCAAAAGCTGCAGCAGCTGCTGGACAGAAACGTGTCCCTGGCCGTGGCCACCAGCACCCCAACTCCGGCCAAGAACTCCACTGACCTGCAGGTCCTGGAAAGCCGAG GTGCCCAGGTGAGACACGTGCCCATGGGAAAGCTCACTGGCGGCGTTTTGCACTCCAAGTTCTGGGTGGTGGATGGGCGGCACATCTACGTGGGCAGTGCCAACATGGACTGGCGGTCCCTGACACAG GTGAAGGAGCTCGGTGCTGTCATCTACAACTGCAGCCGCCTGGCCCAGGACCTGGAGAAGACCTTCCAGACCTACTGGGTGCTGGGGACACCCAGGGCTGTCCTCCCCAAGCGCTGGCCTCAGAACTTCTCCTCTCACATCAACCGCTTCCAGCCACTCCGGGATCACTTTGACGGGGTGCCCACCACGGTCTACTTCTCG CTACTGGCCAGTGCTGGACACGGCGCTGCGGGTGGCGGCCTTCAGCAGGGGGGTGCGCGTGCGCCTGCTGGTCAGCTGCTGGCTCAACACGGACCCCAGGATGTTCCCCTTCCTGCGGTCCCTGCAGGCACTCAGCAACCCAGCGGCCAACGTGTCCATGGACGTG AAAGTCTTCATCGTGCCCGTGGGGAACCACTCCAACATCCCCTTCAGCAGGGTGAACCACAGCAAGTTCATGGTCACGGAGAAGGCGGCCTACATAG GCACGTCCAACTGGTCAGAAGATTACTTCAGCAGCACCTCAGGTGTGGGCCTGGTGGTCAGCCAGAGGGCCTCTGGCGCCCAGCCGGGGGTGAGCACCGTGCAGGAGCAGCTGCGGCAGCTCTTCGAGCGAGACTGGAGCTCCCGCTACGCCGTGGGCCTGGATGGACAGGCCCAGGGCCAGGACTGTGTTTGGCAGGGCTGAGGTTCGGCCCTTCCTGGCAGCGGGGTCCTGGCAGCGGGGTGGGGCCTCCTTGCCTTGCCTGGCCCCCAGCCTGGACTCCAAGCAGCTTCACTCGCACAAGCCCTGGTCAGGGGCGGGACTGTCCACTTCAGGGCGGACACAAACCACTTGCTCTCCAAATCTAG
- the PLD4 gene encoding 5'-3' exonuclease PLD4 isoform X5 has protein sequence MHMHTGCTRTRTHAPVLGDGLNPSGQARVRVTWARNRVCRVPTRWPPHCPAARECGVTTPRPRAAGDAGHPAQGLRPLLHTGGPGVARLHTALRPAGEGSQHCKSGGPQEGLSRHTGPPGQSGRGRRSHRGPGLPAQGLLAPVWRTREHVQPPGRGLRPALASPSWRQGWSVSGECGPRDPGGVFLQLQVRGMLVLLCLGAVTLTCLLGLGSSPSAWSQGCPEEGPARPGGLGSRVDWDPRGREARRRHQRKDSCRLVLVESIPQDLRSVAGSPAAQPLAQAWMQLLDAARESVHVASFYWSLTGPDIGVNDSSSQPGEALLQKLQQLLDRNVSLAVATSTPTPAKNSTDLQVLESRGAQVRHVPMGKLTGGVLHSKFWVVDGRHIYVGSANMDWRSLTQVKELGAVIYNCSRLAQDLEKTFQTYWVLGTPRAVLPKRWPQNFSSHINRFQPLRDHFDGVPTTVYFSASPPSLCPHGRTRDLDALLAVMGAAREFLYASVMEYFPTTRFRHPASYWPVLDTALRVAAFSRGVRVRLLVSCWLNTDPRMFPFLRSLQALSNPAANVSMDVSSSCPWGTTPTSPSAG, from the exons atgcacatgcacacaggatgcacacgcacacgcacacacgcgccAGTGCTGGGTGATGGACTCAACCCCTCAGGCCAGGCCAGGGTGAGGGTCACCTGGGCCAGGAACAGGGTCTGCAGGGTCCCCACGAGGTGGCCTCCCCACTGCCCAGCTGCCCGGGAGTGTGGGGTCACCACGCCCAGGCCCAGAGCTGCGGGTGATGCTGGTCACCCCGCCCAGGGGCTGAGGCCTCTGCTGCACACGGGTGGCCCCGGCGTGGCCCGGCTCCACACTGCCCTGCGGCCCGCGGGAGAGGGCAGTCAGCACTGCAAGAGTGGGGGCCCGCAGGAGGGGCTGAGCCGCCACACAGGACCCCCGGGACAGAGCGGCAGGGGCAGAAGGAGCCACAGGGGGCCAGGACTCCCCGCCCAGGGGCTGCTGGCACCTGTCTGGAGGACCCGGGAACACGTCCAGCCCCCAGGCCGTGGCCTCAGGCCTGCCCTGGCCAGTCCCTCCTGGCGGCAGGGGTGGTCTGTCTCAGGAGAGTGCGGCCCCCGGGACCCGGGTGGTGTCTTCCTCCAGCTGCAGGTGCGGGGGATGCTCGTGCTGCTGTGCCTGGGCGCCGTgaccctcacctgcctcctggggCTGGGGTCCTCCCCTTCCGCCTGGAGCCAGGGCTGCCCTGAGGAAGGGCCCGCCAGGCCTGGGGGCCTTGGCTCCCGTGTGGACTGGGATCCTCGAGGACGGGAGGCCCGGAGGCGGCATCAGCGAAAGGACTCCTGCCG GCTCGTCCTCGTGGAGAGCATCCCCCAGGACCTGCGATCTGTAGCAGGCAGCCCGGCCGCCCAGCCCCTGGCCCAGGCCTGGATGCAGCTACTGGACGCCGCCCGAGAGAGCGTCCACGTGGCCTCCTTCTACTGGTCCCTCACGGGGCCCGACATCGGGGTCAACGACTCGTCTTCCCAGCCG GGCGAGGCCCTCCTGCAAAAGCTGCAGCAGCTGCTGGACAGAAACGTGTCCCTGGCCGTGGCCACCAGCACCCCAACTCCGGCCAAGAACTCCACTGACCTGCAGGTCCTGGAAAGCCGAG GTGCCCAGGTGAGACACGTGCCCATGGGAAAGCTCACTGGCGGCGTTTTGCACTCCAAGTTCTGGGTGGTGGATGGGCGGCACATCTACGTGGGCAGTGCCAACATGGACTGGCGGTCCCTGACACAG GTGAAGGAGCTCGGTGCTGTCATCTACAACTGCAGCCGCCTGGCCCAGGACCTGGAGAAGACCTTCCAGACCTACTGGGTGCTGGGGACACCCAGGGCTGTCCTCCCCAAGCGCTGGCCTCAGAACTTCTCCTCTCACATCAACCGCTTCCAGCCACTCCGGGATCACTTTGACGGGGTGCCCACCACGGTCTACTTCTCG GCGTCACCGCCCTCTCTCTGCCCCCACGGCCGCACCCGCGACCTGGATGCGCTGCTAGCGGTCATGGGGGCTGCCCGGGAGTTCCTCTACGCCTCGGTGATGGAGTACTTCCCCACCACACGCTTCAGACACCCCGCCAG CTACTGGCCAGTGCTGGACACGGCGCTGCGGGTGGCGGCCTTCAGCAGGGGGGTGCGCGTGCGCCTGCTGGTCAGCTGCTGGCTCAACACGGACCCCAGGATGTTCCCCTTCCTGCGGTCCCTGCAGGCACTCAGCAACCCAGCGGCCAACGTGTCCATGGACGTG TCTTCATCGTGCCCGTGGGGAACCACTCCAACATCCCCTTCAGCAGGGTGA
- the PLD4 gene encoding 5'-3' exonuclease PLD4 isoform X10 — translation MSVKGAEGSTEDEEEVARRGSSRLQRGGRWEVIAVTACKLTACVCGEAKMNAKAGPLELQVRGMLVLLCLGAVTLTCLLGLGSSPSAWSQGCPEEGPARPGGLGSRVDWDPRGREARRRHQRKDSCRLVLVESIPQDLRSVAGSPAAQPLAQAWMQLLDAARESVHVASFYWSLTGPDIGVNDSSSQPLQQLLDRNVSLAVATSTPTPAKNSTDLQVLESRGAQVRHVPMGKLTGGVLHSKFWVVDGRHIYVGSANMDWRSLTQVKELGAVIYNCSRLAQDLEKTFQTYWVLGTPRAVLPKRWPQNFSSHINRFQPLRDHFDGVPTTVYFSASPPSLCPHGRTRDLDALLAVMGAAREFLYASVMEYFPTTRFRHPASYWPVLDTALRVAAFSRGVRVRLLVSCWLNTDPRMFPFLRSLQALSNPAANVSMDVKVFIVPVGNHSNIPFSRVNHSKFMVTEKAAYIGTSNWSEDYFSSTSGVGLVVSQRASGAQPGVSTVQEQLRQLFERDWSSRYAVGLDGQAQGQDCVWQG, via the exons ATGTCTGTCAAGGGCGCAGAGGGAAGTACGGAGGATGAAGAGGAAGTGGCCAGAAGGGGAAGCAGCAGGCTGCAgagaggaggcaggtgggaggtgaTCGCGGTAACGGCCTGCAAGCTGACGGCCTGCGTCTGTGGCGAAGCCAAGATGAACGCCAAGGCGGGACCCTTGGAG CTGCAGGTGCGGGGGATGCTCGTGCTGCTGTGCCTGGGCGCCGTgaccctcacctgcctcctggggCTGGGGTCCTCCCCTTCCGCCTGGAGCCAGGGCTGCCCTGAGGAAGGGCCCGCCAGGCCTGGGGGCCTTGGCTCCCGTGTGGACTGGGATCCTCGAGGACGGGAGGCCCGGAGGCGGCATCAGCGAAAGGACTCCTGCCG GCTCGTCCTCGTGGAGAGCATCCCCCAGGACCTGCGATCTGTAGCAGGCAGCCCGGCCGCCCAGCCCCTGGCCCAGGCCTGGATGCAGCTACTGGACGCCGCCCGAGAGAGCGTCCACGTGGCCTCCTTCTACTGGTCCCTCACGGGGCCCGACATCGGGGTCAACGACTCGTCTTCCCAGCCG CTGCAGCAGCTGCTGGACAGAAACGTGTCCCTGGCCGTGGCCACCAGCACCCCAACTCCGGCCAAGAACTCCACTGACCTGCAGGTCCTGGAAAGCCGAG GTGCCCAGGTGAGACACGTGCCCATGGGAAAGCTCACTGGCGGCGTTTTGCACTCCAAGTTCTGGGTGGTGGATGGGCGGCACATCTACGTGGGCAGTGCCAACATGGACTGGCGGTCCCTGACACAG GTGAAGGAGCTCGGTGCTGTCATCTACAACTGCAGCCGCCTGGCCCAGGACCTGGAGAAGACCTTCCAGACCTACTGGGTGCTGGGGACACCCAGGGCTGTCCTCCCCAAGCGCTGGCCTCAGAACTTCTCCTCTCACATCAACCGCTTCCAGCCACTCCGGGATCACTTTGACGGGGTGCCCACCACGGTCTACTTCTCG GCGTCACCGCCCTCTCTCTGCCCCCACGGCCGCACCCGCGACCTGGATGCGCTGCTAGCGGTCATGGGGGCTGCCCGGGAGTTCCTCTACGCCTCGGTGATGGAGTACTTCCCCACCACACGCTTCAGACACCCCGCCAG CTACTGGCCAGTGCTGGACACGGCGCTGCGGGTGGCGGCCTTCAGCAGGGGGGTGCGCGTGCGCCTGCTGGTCAGCTGCTGGCTCAACACGGACCCCAGGATGTTCCCCTTCCTGCGGTCCCTGCAGGCACTCAGCAACCCAGCGGCCAACGTGTCCATGGACGTG AAAGTCTTCATCGTGCCCGTGGGGAACCACTCCAACATCCCCTTCAGCAGGGTGAACCACAGCAAGTTCATGGTCACGGAGAAGGCGGCCTACATAG GCACGTCCAACTGGTCAGAAGATTACTTCAGCAGCACCTCAGGTGTGGGCCTGGTGGTCAGCCAGAGGGCCTCTGGCGCCCAGCCGGGGGTGAGCACCGTGCAGGAGCAGCTGCGGCAGCTCTTCGAGCGAGACTGGAGCTCCCGCTACGCCGTGGGCCTGGATGGACAGGCCCAGGGCCAGGACTGTGTTTGGCAGGGCTGA
- the PLD4 gene encoding 5'-3' exonuclease PLD4 isoform X8: protein MSVKGAEGSTEDEEEVARRGSSRLQRGGRWEVIAVTACKLTACVCGEAKMNAKAGPLELQVRGMLVLLCLGAVTLTCLLGLGSSPSAWSQGCPEEGPARPGGLGSRVDWDPRGREARRRHQRKDSCRLVLVESIPQDLRSVAGSPAAQPLAQAWMQLLDAARESVHVASFYWSLTGPDIGVNDSSSQPLQQLLDRNVSLAVATSTPTPAKNSTDLQVLESRGAQVRHVPMGKLTGGVLHSKFWVVDGRHIYVGSANMDWRSLTQVKELGAVIYNCSRLAQDLEKTFQTYWVLGTPRAVLPKRWPQNFSSHINRFQPLRDHFDGVPTTVYFSLLASAGHGAAGGGLQQGGARAPAGQLLAQHGPQDVPLPAVPAGTQQPSGQRVHGRESLHRARGEPLQHPLQQGEPQQVHGHGEGGLHRHVQLVRRLLQQHLRCGPGGQPEGLWRPAGGEHRAGAAAAALRARLELPLRRGPGWTGPGPGLCLAGLRFGPSWQRGPGSGVGPPCLAWPPAWTPSSFTRTSPGQGRDCPLQGGHKPLALQI from the exons ATGTCTGTCAAGGGCGCAGAGGGAAGTACGGAGGATGAAGAGGAAGTGGCCAGAAGGGGAAGCAGCAGGCTGCAgagaggaggcaggtgggaggtgaTCGCGGTAACGGCCTGCAAGCTGACGGCCTGCGTCTGTGGCGAAGCCAAGATGAACGCCAAGGCGGGACCCTTGGAG CTGCAGGTGCGGGGGATGCTCGTGCTGCTGTGCCTGGGCGCCGTgaccctcacctgcctcctggggCTGGGGTCCTCCCCTTCCGCCTGGAGCCAGGGCTGCCCTGAGGAAGGGCCCGCCAGGCCTGGGGGCCTTGGCTCCCGTGTGGACTGGGATCCTCGAGGACGGGAGGCCCGGAGGCGGCATCAGCGAAAGGACTCCTGCCG GCTCGTCCTCGTGGAGAGCATCCCCCAGGACCTGCGATCTGTAGCAGGCAGCCCGGCCGCCCAGCCCCTGGCCCAGGCCTGGATGCAGCTACTGGACGCCGCCCGAGAGAGCGTCCACGTGGCCTCCTTCTACTGGTCCCTCACGGGGCCCGACATCGGGGTCAACGACTCGTCTTCCCAGCCG CTGCAGCAGCTGCTGGACAGAAACGTGTCCCTGGCCGTGGCCACCAGCACCCCAACTCCGGCCAAGAACTCCACTGACCTGCAGGTCCTGGAAAGCCGAG GTGCCCAGGTGAGACACGTGCCCATGGGAAAGCTCACTGGCGGCGTTTTGCACTCCAAGTTCTGGGTGGTGGATGGGCGGCACATCTACGTGGGCAGTGCCAACATGGACTGGCGGTCCCTGACACAG GTGAAGGAGCTCGGTGCTGTCATCTACAACTGCAGCCGCCTGGCCCAGGACCTGGAGAAGACCTTCCAGACCTACTGGGTGCTGGGGACACCCAGGGCTGTCCTCCCCAAGCGCTGGCCTCAGAACTTCTCCTCTCACATCAACCGCTTCCAGCCACTCCGGGATCACTTTGACGGGGTGCCCACCACGGTCTACTTCTCG CTACTGGCCAGTGCTGGACACGGCGCTGCGGGTGGCGGCCTTCAGCAGGGGGGTGCGCGTGCGCCTGCTGGTCAGCTGCTGGCTCAACACGGACCCCAGGATGTTCCCCTTCCTGCGGTCCCTGCAGGCACTCAGCAACCCAGCGGCCAACGTGTCCATGGACGTG AAAGTCTTCATCGTGCCCGTGGGGAACCACTCCAACATCCCCTTCAGCAGGGTGAACCACAGCAAGTTCATGGTCACGGAGAAGGCGGCCTACATAG GCACGTCCAACTGGTCAGAAGATTACTTCAGCAGCACCTCAGGTGTGGGCCTGGTGGTCAGCCAGAGGGCCTCTGGCGCCCAGCCGGGGGTGAGCACCGTGCAGGAGCAGCTGCGGCAGCTCTTCGAGCGAGACTGGAGCTCCCGCTACGCCGTGGGCCTGGATGGACAGGCCCAGGGCCAGGACTGTGTTTGGCAGGGCTGAGGTTCGGCCCTTCCTGGCAGCGGGGTCCTGGCAGCGGGGTGGGGCCTCCTTGCCTTGCCTGGCCCCCAGCCTGGACTCCAAGCAGCTTCACTCGCACAAGCCCTGGTCAGGGGCGGGACTGTCCACTTCAGGGCGGACACAAACCACTTGCTCTCCAAATCTAG
- the PLD4 gene encoding 5'-3' exonuclease PLD4 isoform X6: protein MSVKGAEGSTEDEEEVARRGSSRLQRGGRWEVIAVTACKLTACVCGEAKMNAKAGPLELQVRGMLVLLCLGAVTLTCLLGLGSSPSAWSQGCPEEGPARPGGLGSRVDWDPRGREARRRHQRKDSCRLVLVESIPQDLRSVAGSPAAQPLAQAWMQLLDAARESVHVASFYWSLTGPDIGVNDSSSQPGEALLQKLQQLLDRNVSLAVATSTPTPAKNSTDLQVLESRGAQVRHVPMGKLTGGVLHSKFWVVDGRHIYVGSANMDWRSLTQVKELGAVIYNCSRLAQDLEKTFQTYWVLGTPRAVLPKRWPQNFSSHINRFQPLRDHFDGVPTTVYFSLLASAGHGAAGGGLQQGGARAPAGQLLAQHGPQDVPLPAVPAGTQQPSGQRVHGRESLHRARGEPLQHPLQQGEPQQVHGHGEGGLHRHVQLVRRLLQQHLRCGPGGQPEGLWRPAGGEHRAGAAAAALRARLELPLRRGPGWTGPGPGLCLAGLRFGPSWQRGPGSGVGPPCLAWPPAWTPSSFTRTSPGQGRDCPLQGGHKPLALQI from the exons ATGTCTGTCAAGGGCGCAGAGGGAAGTACGGAGGATGAAGAGGAAGTGGCCAGAAGGGGAAGCAGCAGGCTGCAgagaggaggcaggtgggaggtgaTCGCGGTAACGGCCTGCAAGCTGACGGCCTGCGTCTGTGGCGAAGCCAAGATGAACGCCAAGGCGGGACCCTTGGAG CTGCAGGTGCGGGGGATGCTCGTGCTGCTGTGCCTGGGCGCCGTgaccctcacctgcctcctggggCTGGGGTCCTCCCCTTCCGCCTGGAGCCAGGGCTGCCCTGAGGAAGGGCCCGCCAGGCCTGGGGGCCTTGGCTCCCGTGTGGACTGGGATCCTCGAGGACGGGAGGCCCGGAGGCGGCATCAGCGAAAGGACTCCTGCCG GCTCGTCCTCGTGGAGAGCATCCCCCAGGACCTGCGATCTGTAGCAGGCAGCCCGGCCGCCCAGCCCCTGGCCCAGGCCTGGATGCAGCTACTGGACGCCGCCCGAGAGAGCGTCCACGTGGCCTCCTTCTACTGGTCCCTCACGGGGCCCGACATCGGGGTCAACGACTCGTCTTCCCAGCCG GGCGAGGCCCTCCTGCAAAAGCTGCAGCAGCTGCTGGACAGAAACGTGTCCCTGGCCGTGGCCACCAGCACCCCAACTCCGGCCAAGAACTCCACTGACCTGCAGGTCCTGGAAAGCCGAG GTGCCCAGGTGAGACACGTGCCCATGGGAAAGCTCACTGGCGGCGTTTTGCACTCCAAGTTCTGGGTGGTGGATGGGCGGCACATCTACGTGGGCAGTGCCAACATGGACTGGCGGTCCCTGACACAG GTGAAGGAGCTCGGTGCTGTCATCTACAACTGCAGCCGCCTGGCCCAGGACCTGGAGAAGACCTTCCAGACCTACTGGGTGCTGGGGACACCCAGGGCTGTCCTCCCCAAGCGCTGGCCTCAGAACTTCTCCTCTCACATCAACCGCTTCCAGCCACTCCGGGATCACTTTGACGGGGTGCCCACCACGGTCTACTTCTCG CTACTGGCCAGTGCTGGACACGGCGCTGCGGGTGGCGGCCTTCAGCAGGGGGGTGCGCGTGCGCCTGCTGGTCAGCTGCTGGCTCAACACGGACCCCAGGATGTTCCCCTTCCTGCGGTCCCTGCAGGCACTCAGCAACCCAGCGGCCAACGTGTCCATGGACGTG AAAGTCTTCATCGTGCCCGTGGGGAACCACTCCAACATCCCCTTCAGCAGGGTGAACCACAGCAAGTTCATGGTCACGGAGAAGGCGGCCTACATAG GCACGTCCAACTGGTCAGAAGATTACTTCAGCAGCACCTCAGGTGTGGGCCTGGTGGTCAGCCAGAGGGCCTCTGGCGCCCAGCCGGGGGTGAGCACCGTGCAGGAGCAGCTGCGGCAGCTCTTCGAGCGAGACTGGAGCTCCCGCTACGCCGTGGGCCTGGATGGACAGGCCCAGGGCCAGGACTGTGTTTGGCAGGGCTGAGGTTCGGCCCTTCCTGGCAGCGGGGTCCTGGCAGCGGGGTGGGGCCTCCTTGCCTTGCCTGGCCCCCAGCCTGGACTCCAAGCAGCTTCACTCGCACAAGCCCTGGTCAGGGGCGGGACTGTCCACTTCAGGGCGGACACAAACCACTTGCTCTCCAAATCTAG
- the PLD4 gene encoding 5'-3' exonuclease PLD4 isoform X9, translating into MSVKGAEGSTEDEEEVARRGSSRLQRGGRWEVIAVTACKLTACVCGEAKMNAKAGPLELQVRGMLVLLCLGAVTLTCLLGLGSSPSAWSQGCPEEGPARPGGLGSRVDWDPRGREARRRHQRKDSCRLVLVESIPQDLRSVAGSPAAQPLAQAWMQLLDAARESVHVASFYWSLTGPDIGVNDSSSQPGEALLQKLQQLLDRNVSLAVATSTPTPAKNSTDLQVLESRGAQVRHVPMGKLTGGVLHSKFWVVDGRHIYVGSANMDWRSLTQVKELGAVIYNCSRLAQDLEKTFQTYWVLGTPRAVLPKRWPQNFSSHINRFQPLRDHFDGVPTTVYFSASPPSLCPHGRTRDLDALLAVMGAAREFLYASVMEYFPTTRFRHPASYWPVLDTALRVAAFSRGVRVRLLVSCWLNTDPRMFPFLRSLQALSNPAANVSMDVKVFIVPVGNHSNIPFSRVNHSKFMVTEKAAYIGTSNWSEDYFSSTSGVGLVVSQRASGAQPGVSTVQEQLRQLFERDWSSRYAVGLDGQAQGQDCVWQG; encoded by the exons ATGTCTGTCAAGGGCGCAGAGGGAAGTACGGAGGATGAAGAGGAAGTGGCCAGAAGGGGAAGCAGCAGGCTGCAgagaggaggcaggtgggaggtgaTCGCGGTAACGGCCTGCAAGCTGACGGCCTGCGTCTGTGGCGAAGCCAAGATGAACGCCAAGGCGGGACCCTTGGAG CTGCAGGTGCGGGGGATGCTCGTGCTGCTGTGCCTGGGCGCCGTgaccctcacctgcctcctggggCTGGGGTCCTCCCCTTCCGCCTGGAGCCAGGGCTGCCCTGAGGAAGGGCCCGCCAGGCCTGGGGGCCTTGGCTCCCGTGTGGACTGGGATCCTCGAGGACGGGAGGCCCGGAGGCGGCATCAGCGAAAGGACTCCTGCCG GCTCGTCCTCGTGGAGAGCATCCCCCAGGACCTGCGATCTGTAGCAGGCAGCCCGGCCGCCCAGCCCCTGGCCCAGGCCTGGATGCAGCTACTGGACGCCGCCCGAGAGAGCGTCCACGTGGCCTCCTTCTACTGGTCCCTCACGGGGCCCGACATCGGGGTCAACGACTCGTCTTCCCAGCCG GGCGAGGCCCTCCTGCAAAAGCTGCAGCAGCTGCTGGACAGAAACGTGTCCCTGGCCGTGGCCACCAGCACCCCAACTCCGGCCAAGAACTCCACTGACCTGCAGGTCCTGGAAAGCCGAG GTGCCCAGGTGAGACACGTGCCCATGGGAAAGCTCACTGGCGGCGTTTTGCACTCCAAGTTCTGGGTGGTGGATGGGCGGCACATCTACGTGGGCAGTGCCAACATGGACTGGCGGTCCCTGACACAG GTGAAGGAGCTCGGTGCTGTCATCTACAACTGCAGCCGCCTGGCCCAGGACCTGGAGAAGACCTTCCAGACCTACTGGGTGCTGGGGACACCCAGGGCTGTCCTCCCCAAGCGCTGGCCTCAGAACTTCTCCTCTCACATCAACCGCTTCCAGCCACTCCGGGATCACTTTGACGGGGTGCCCACCACGGTCTACTTCTCG GCGTCACCGCCCTCTCTCTGCCCCCACGGCCGCACCCGCGACCTGGATGCGCTGCTAGCGGTCATGGGGGCTGCCCGGGAGTTCCTCTACGCCTCGGTGATGGAGTACTTCCCCACCACACGCTTCAGACACCCCGCCAG CTACTGGCCAGTGCTGGACACGGCGCTGCGGGTGGCGGCCTTCAGCAGGGGGGTGCGCGTGCGCCTGCTGGTCAGCTGCTGGCTCAACACGGACCCCAGGATGTTCCCCTTCCTGCGGTCCCTGCAGGCACTCAGCAACCCAGCGGCCAACGTGTCCATGGACGTG AAAGTCTTCATCGTGCCCGTGGGGAACCACTCCAACATCCCCTTCAGCAGGGTGAACCACAGCAAGTTCATGGTCACGGAGAAGGCGGCCTACATAG GCACGTCCAACTGGTCAGAAGATTACTTCAGCAGCACCTCAGGTGTGGGCCTGGTGGTCAGCCAGAGGGCCTCTGGCGCCCAGCCGGGGGTGAGCACCGTGCAGGAGCAGCTGCGGCAGCTCTTCGAGCGAGACTGGAGCTCCCGCTACGCCGTGGGCCTGGATGGACAGGCCCAGGGCCAGGACTGTGTTTGGCAGGGCTGA